The window AAAGCAGGCTCTGGTGATGGAGTGCTTGCTCATGGTGTGGATGGTGAAGTATGGCATAATTGGAGCTGGAGAATAGATCTCCTAATCCCACACCCAGCCTCTTTCCAGCATGTTCCATGGCCCCTTATACACTGCTGAAGTCCTTAGACTTCTGTGTTGTAATATTCTGCTTCTTTCAAGATTACACTTTCTCATTTGTTCAACACAACAGCCAAGGCCCTCAGACACCAACACTAAGGTTCCACAATTCTCAGCACTGACTTTTCTGCTCACTAGAAAATTTTCTATGAAACTTTTCTAGGTCAAATGAGGATAATCGGGCCTGAGCTAACTAACTTGCAGGCTATAGTCAAAACCAAATAAAACGactgtaaataattttaatgtactgCTTACTATCTGCCCAGTACTCATACTAAGCACCTACAAACATTGGCTCATTGAAACCTAATGGTGATTTTCTAAGGCGGTGTGTTTATCATCCCCAGTTCGTCagatgaggaaaggaagaaagtgagaGATTAACTAATCGACCTAAGCCATACAAGCAGCGTTGATAGGAACCAGCAGTCTGTCTACATCCTTGATAGGCTCCTGTTTACCTCTCAGGACAATTTGCagggaaacaaaatatttcaacaatGCGTGTGATAGTAAGGATTGGTCTTCTCCTTTGCTCCCAACAGCAACCAAGAGATGTTTAAACCCGCATCCCTGGATATTACCCATGCTGCCTTGGTGAATAAATTCTGGTATTTTGGTGGCAATGAGAGAAGTCAGAGGTTCATTGAGCGCTGTATCCGGACCTTCCCCAGCTTCTGTCTGCTGGGGCCTGAGGGGACCCCTGTGAGCTGGAGCATGATGGACCAGACGGGAGAGCTGCGAATAGGAGCCACCGTACCCAAGTACCGAGGCCAGGGTCTCCTTTACCACATCGCCTGTTGCCAGATCCAGACCCTGGAAAAACTTGGCTTCCCCATGTATGCCCACGTGAGTAAGGTCAACCACATGGCACAACGACTGTCCAGCAGGCTGCGTCATGTCCCCATGCCCTGTGACTGGAACCAGTGGAACTGTGTGCCTCTGTGAAAACAGCCCTGCACACAAGGCATGGGGTGAGCGGCTTTGCACATGGCTGCAGAAGAGGATGGGTAAACAGAGGGAAGAATAAATTGTAGCAGAGTGGACTGTGAGCTCTAGGAAGTGGGAGTGAGTGGTCAGCAGCAGAACCGGGGTTCCTGCCCTCAAATGGCTGGTGGACTTCGCTTTGTTTCCTTAGCATGAAGTTGACCCAGTACCGCTGCTCCCCGTACCCCAGCTCCCACATTCCCAGGATCCTTGCTTGCTTTCCTGTTTGGCTCTCATTGACCCTTGTGCATTTGCCAGGAAGTGGATTCTATGATTTCCCACTCTGGCTTCccatagcttttattttattgactggAGAACAGCCTGTCTTCTGAATagatcttttgaaaatcattttttcccaGAACACTTCCTAGGCTGTATTATAATCACGTGAAATAtattacacatgcacacatgcacaataTATGCAAAGTCATAGTGATAATAATTAAGAAGACACTCACTAGTAATATGTTTTCAGCTCATATCAATATCTTTTGCAATGAGTTATCTTTTTCAGTTCATACCCCAGGAAAGAGAATCTAACATTGCTTCTAAAAGCTGAGCTTCCTTAATCCCCTCTGGCAATCCTGGTATAAtaaagagattctaaaaaaaaaaaaaagattctttgtttctttggttgtggAAGCTTAATCTACATGTGGTTCGTGAGAGGACGTGGATGTAGGGAGAGGAGGAAGTGAGAGGACTCAAACCAGGGAGGTGGATATTTATTATCAGGGGCCGGCCTGTGGGAAGCTTTGTACAGGGTTGGAGACTGGGTTCCACCTGGCAGCAGCACACTGGTTTGAGATAGCTGAACCCTCTGCAGTGTGAGCAAGGGCCATGTAGGAATCTGACTGATAAAGGAGGCCACGGGAGAAGCCATTGCTGAGTCTCCCTGGAAGACTGTTTCAACAGTGTGAGAGGAGTAACACCTactcaaaggaggaaagagaggaagagacccTCACCAACCTGAGACTTGGGATCATCCCAGTCTAATTCCTCAACACTTGAACATCAGCTAAAACAGCACCTCGGAACTGACCTGAAGTCAGCCAGAGAAGAGGGAGGGGCTCTGAGATATGGAAGTAGGGAGAGGAGAACCTCCTGAtactgagagaaaaagagagtccATAATACTAAGGGGGCCGGCGGGGGTAGGGGGGcagcacagagaaagagagagaaagagagagagagagatctcattACTCCCAGGTTACAGGAACTATATCTTGAAATTCAGTAAGGAAGAGGAATATTGACTTTGCATTATCAGTTAGCTAACATCAAATAAAGTTATCTGAAAGCAGTGCTTATATAGGCATTGAAATCCTGTAACAGGGATTAGGACATTAGTGCCTCTAGTCCAAACCTCAAAGCCTGAGGTCATTTGTCCTGAGGCTCCAAGCAATGACTTCAGAATGTCTTCAAGTCTACACTGGGGTTGCTGTGAACGACAGAATATCTACTTTCTGCACTAGACTAAAGCTGCCAGAGGATGAGGAAAACCAGGGATCCTTTACCCCTTTAAactcattttcaaaaattcattttgatagaaCTTTCTCATTCTACTTCCAAATCAATGATAAGTCTGTCATTTTTAATGATTCCTTTTAAGAACCTGTAGGTTGGGTATAGATTCATTTATAAACTTAGTTCATTAAGTAATTTTAAACGTTcccaattttatttatagattttattttccttatatagATTTTAATTCTCTGGTAATGAACAGTACCATCCTAAAAagcaaatgatttttaagaatctaataatcaaataaaaatacatcaagATGCTAATGATGCCGGTAGCCGGGGATGCTTTATAGAATCCCCACCGCCACTCCAGCACCATGACTCGGGGAGGTATCGCTCCACAGAAGCCACCTCTGCCCTTTGTCAAACCTCTTTCTGGCCTTCCAGATTCTCCTTTGAGGTCTCAGTGAAACCTGCCATAACCCCATAGAGCTTTTGCATTCTGCACACCTGCAAATCCAGCATCACGTGGCTGCCAAGGTGGACTTCAGACGTGAGCTGTACCTGGGCCCACTGGGACCATGACTGTGAGCTGAGAAACAGATTCCAAGACCATGGAAAACGGCCTGGACTCAGTCTCGGAGACGGTTTTGTTCTGGAAGGCCCCTGGGCATCTGATGGGAGGCGCATCCTTGAAGGTGTCTGAACGGCCCTCAAAGGTTTTTCCAAATTGTCCTGGTACCTAGCACTCCTGCTGGTCTCTTTCCTCGGCAGGTGCTTGGCCACGCCATCCTCTCCCAAATGTGCATTTTTTTGCCAGGCTgccaattttccaaatttttctacTGTATATCATTTTGCTCTCAAGTCTCTTATAAATGTCATTAATAGCAAATACAATCACGCCACGGCCTGAATGCTTTGCCATTCAGAGATTTCtttcataagtattttattttatttttttttctccttaaaaattttaatgcttgTTAACCAAGGCAATAATGGACCCAAATAAATGTTTACCACCCAAAGTTGGTCTTTAGCTTTTCTTGGATAATCAGAAGAAGAATTgctgtaaataattttaataactccTTATACTTATCATAAGTATTTTAGatcatttcctttaaatttggCCTCCCATAAAGCTCCAGAGCACAGAAATGATGCAGCTATGCTCTTTGTAACAATTTTCCCATTTCCAGTGGATCTTCATTTCCATCGGAGACTAGATCCCTAGTCTCCTTGTCTTCTGATTCCTCAGTGGAGTTGCCTGTAATGTTCTGCGTACAGCATGCTAAGCCTTTTCTAGCCTGCTCTTCCAAATTCTTCCAACCTCTATGATCCAATGCCAAAACTGCCatcaccattcttttttttttttttttcatgaaaatatcaagggtttatcatattttcaaaaatctcGAAACATTACTACATGCATCACATTCTTGAGTAGTTATGGTAAACACCTCACTCCTCTGTACCAATTTTCTGCAtcagtctgttttgtgttgctaatCGCCGATACCATAATCTGGATGTTAAAGGcaagagtttattttggttcatgattctgGTCGAAGCACAAGGACCAGCATGAACAAGAGATGACGATAGGAAAAGGGAGAAGTGAGACAGTGACCTTGAGAAGGCCGAGTGGGGACGCTGTAGCAGGCCCCAGGCAAGTGGAAGAACTGGCTTCAGTAAGTCCATAAAGCAAATAAGTGTCACTTGTATTAACTGAGGGGTTTGGCAGGAGGGGTGGGACATGTGCTGGGGGCTAAGCAGACATCTGAGGGGATCCA of the Sciurus carolinensis chromosome 11, mSciCar1.2, whole genome shotgun sequence genome contains:
- the LOC124958958 gene encoding glycine N-acyltransferase-like protein Keg1 isoform X2; this encodes MNQGNPFKLKALVDKWPDFNTLVIRPEEQEMTDDLDHYTNTYQIFSKDPKNCQEFLSSPEVINWKQHLQIQSLQASLDKVIKNLVAVHLGQVKHTQCFLYLIQDTAKKLTPSLLDGKNSPPNGYKPKSLNQEMFKPASLDITHAALVNKFWYFGGNERSQRFIERCIRTFPSFCLLGPEGTPVSWSMMDQTGELRIGATVPKYRGQGLLYHIACCQIQTLEKLGFPMYAHVSKVNHMAQRLSSRLRHVPMPCDWNQWNCVPL